The Salvelinus fontinalis isolate EN_2023a chromosome 24, ASM2944872v1, whole genome shotgun sequence genome has a segment encoding these proteins:
- the LOC129821828 gene encoding WD repeat-containing protein 87-like, with protein MLGLCVINLLSLQVWSWDTRSLLQEFRAHARSVSTVLMRPSTHTLLTSSPDGWVKEWSCSGDLLLKLFLDDPGGVRNLWPLGEHRILCHSPSSISIWRLQNLYRLFNDPGCGMQLLRRVESSQGQAQLLAVSQDSIARLISPASGELLLLSWPYLLLDQALGFAYNPGRKELFVASGSPEVLVLDMALCPCTAKRIIWTSRDQDLDDSVMCLEAVMVGGAEWAGVSPLPCLVFSGHRNGKLQLLSPHRLGFPARKAHDGAILQMSSLAGPRPQLCCYGSDKQFSIWEVEMGEIHVEVAPLSRVSCSSDLVLSRLLSGQVFAVSPNYSLLFFSLPSGGCLWMERNPPTSISCLDYCAALGLVVVSGPGGTLEVWETRGVQLAEIRLGRPVSQLCFANTRGDLLACFGGTICIIFGLRYLPARLLQQVLDLAPADDILEDPIPFLPRSQGCYDMYLVPRMFLKPGQATPELNETPAVLDVVRPESAGCKNVLDVLNRDRKKNSLMIRAPTPPIVKRDKPGSWSCALRLVKTLEEELNLEDEPMEGSGDWDKSQTPFEPLPPDTLLLDWPVAPDGFLPNSVLRNWNLKQEPPKAVLPKEAKALCRPLSQSEDEPEHSPVVTVILAKAKEARLNKPIPMPKLFDTPTEYESPPEDDKNELLKHIAESIWLVSRPDVDLVEVMKSLMLTMEGMDSDVYENCTEALLSMFQTYDIPPEIINNLTFCLLKHIQKGNPHWKRLEAMKNLDQLDHFQDKHLYLLAEVLLDPAMELREMAKNILSRVYGIDNKTSLLNRMQANEDVPKMLYKHLERKLSDDLEPKKSTDAPAKPVGGRLSRPYVHRDSSPLECTAKDNVPSSEQDHMRTPDLPLIRSLGWNHESSTLKEEPGLSPPGDDFMRPHRSPKKFRKFSLSTAKWHSIVEIPEERHVQVYDPTIIELYKTSKPHKQLCSQLPTTKAPSDSGVSSMGVSKEASLVQLPDSPQHFRLKPVKGKGDPNWRESLYKLVSQYGFRSPRARLTTLGPLDVPGAAQRNSCTLFPFQTRKASQVSLGQRVVRKIHLRESSFERPPSQFHHELALPWQLNSHTMDPSGESMYGRLEVDWVREPMEPRRGKMQKVKLPPIMPRCHPS; from the exons ATGCTTGGATTGTGTGTCATTAATCTCCTCTCCCTTCAGGTGTGGAGCTGGGATACTAGGAGCCTGCTGCAGGAGTTCAGGGCCCACGCCCGCTCCGTGTCCACGGTTCTCATGAGGCCCAGCACCCACACGCTGCTCACCTCCTCCCCGGATGGCTGGGTGAAGGAGTGGAGCTGTAGTGGGGACCTCCTCCTCAAGCTCTTCCTGGATGACCCTGGGGGGGTACGCAACCTGTGGCCGCTGGGAGAGCACCGCATCCTGTGCCACTCCCCTTCGTCAATCTCCATCTGGAGGCTCCAGAACCTGTACAGGCTGTTTAATGACCCAGGCTGTGGGATGCAGCTCCTGAGGCGGGTCGAGAGCAGTCAGGGACAGGCACAGCTCCTGGCTGTGTCGCAGGATAGTATCGCCAGACTGATCTCTCCCGCCAGCGGGGAGTTGCTACTTCTCTCCTGGCCCTACCTCCTCCTGGACCAGGCCCTGGGGTTTGCCTACAACCCTGGTCGGAAGGAGTTGTTTGTGGCCAGTGGTAGTCCAGAGGTCCTGGTGCTAGACATGGCTTTGTGCCCTTGCACAGCTAAGCGGATCATCTGGACCTCCAGGGACCAGGACTTGGATGACAGCGTGATGTGCCTGGAGGCGGTGATGGTGGGTGGGGCGGAGTGGGCCGGGGTCAGCCCCCTACCCTGCCTGGTGTTCAGTGGCCACCGCAACGGGAAGCTCCAGTTGCTCTCCCCCCACCGACTGGGCTTCCCCGCCAGGAAGGCCCATGATGGTGCTATCTTACAGATGAGCAGCCTGGCCGGGCCCAGGCCCCAGCTCTGCTGCTATGGCTCAGACAAGCAGTTCAGCATATGGGAGGTAGAGATGGGGGAAATCCATGTGGAGGTCGCACCTCTGTCCAGGGTGAGTTGCTCCTCTGACCTGGTTCTCTCCCGACTCCTCTCTGGTCAGGTATTTGCTGTTTCCCCCAACTATagtcttctcttcttctccttgCCTAGTGGAGGGTGTTTGTGGATGGAGAGGAACCCCCCGACCTCCATCTCTTGCCTGGATTACTGCGCTGCTCTGGGGTTGGTGGTGGTGTCGGGACCTGGGGGCACTTTGGAAGTGTGGGAGACTCGGGGTGTGCAGTTGGCCGAGATACGCCTGGGTAGGCCGGTTAGTCAGTTGTGCTTCGCTAACACCCGCGGGGACCTTCTGGCCTGCTTTGGAGGCACCATCTGCATCATCTTCGGCCTGCGCTACCTGCCTGCCAGGCTGCTGCAACAGGTACTGGACCTGGCCCCCGCGGATGACATCCTAGAGGATCCCATCCCGTTTCTACCTCGCTCCCAGGGCTGCTATGATATGTATTTGGTGCCACGGATGTTCCTGAAGCCTGGGCAGGCCACGCCAGAGTTGAATGAGACCCCAGCGGTACTTGATGTTGTGAGGCCAGAAAGCGCAGGATGTAAGAATGTACTGGACGTGCTGAACAGGGACAGGAAGAAGAACTCGCTGATGATTcgggcaccaactccaccaattGTAAAAAGGGATAAACCAG GTTCCTGGTCTTGTGCTCTCCGATTGGTTAAAACTTTGGAGGAAGAATTGAATCTGGAGGACGAGCCAATGGAAGGGTCAGGAGACTGGGACAAGTCTCAAACACCATTCGAGCctctccccccagacacactTCTTCTGGACTGGCCCGTGGCTCCAGACGGCTTCCTCCCCAACTCAGTGCTGCGTAACTGGAATCTGAAGCAGGAGCCACCCAAGGCAGTTTTGCCAAAGGAGGCCAAAGCCCTTTGCAGACCATTGTCACAGTCAGAGGATGAACCAGAGCACTCACCAGTAGTCACCGTCATCCTCGCTAAGGCCAAAGAAGCAAGACTCAACAAACCAATCCCCATGCCTAAGCTGTTTGACACCCCAACCGAGTATGAATCCCCACCCGAAGATGACAAAAATGAGCTTCTGAAGCATATCGCCGAGAGCATATGGCTGGTCTCCAGACCTGATGTGGATTTGGTGGAAGTCATGAAATCCCTGATGTTGACCATGGAGGGTATGGACAGTGATGTCTATGAGAACTGCACAGAAGCCCTGCTCAGCATGTTCCAGACCTACGACATCCCTCCGGAGATCATAAATAACCTCACCTTCTGCCTCCTAAAACATATCCAGAAGGGGAACCCCCACTGGAAACGCCTGGAGGCCATGAAGAACTTAGATCAGCTAGATCACTTCCAGGACAAACACCTGTACTTGCTGGCGGAGGTTCTCCTAGACCCAGCGATGGAACTGCGGGAGATGGCCAAGAACATCCTGAGCCGGGTCTACGGCATTGACAACAAGACCAGCCTGCTGAATAGAATGCAGGCCAATGAAGACGTACCCAAGAT GCTCTATAAACATCTAGAAAGAAAACTGTCTGATGATCTGGAGCCCAAAAAATCTACAGATGCTCCCGCCAAACCCGTCGGCGGAAGGCTGTCCAGGCCATATGTACACAGGGACTCCA gTCCCTTGGAGTGCACTGCAAAGGACAACGTACCAAGCTCAGAGCAAG ATCACATGCGGACTCCTGACCTCCCTCTCATTAGGTCCCTTGGGTGGAACCATGAATCTTCTACCCTGAAAGAGGAGCCGGGACTCAGCCCACCAGGGGACGACTTCATGCGCCCCCACCGCTCACCAAAGAAATTCCGCAAATTCTCTCTGTCCACAGCCAAGTGGCACAGCATTGTGGAGATCCCGGAGGAAAGGCACGTGCAGGTATATGACCCCACCATCATAGAACTCTACAAGACATCCAAGCCCCATAAGCAGTTGTGCAGCCAGCTCCCCACCACCAAGGCCCCCAGTGACTCTGGGGTGAGCTCCATGGGGGTGAGCAAGGAGGCTAGTCTGGTGCAACTTCCAGACAGCCCACAACACTTCAGGCTGAAGCCCGTCAAGGGTAAGGGAGACCCCAACTGGAGGGAAAGCCTGTACAAGCTTGTATCCCAATATGGCTTCCGCTCCCCAAGGGCCAGACTGACCACTCTTGGCCCTCTGGATGTCCCAGGGGCTGCCCAGCGCAACTCCTGCACCCTGTTCCCTTTTCAGACCAGGAAGGCCAGCCAAGTGTCCCTGggccagagggtggtgcggaagATCCATTTAAGGGAGTCGTCGTTTGAGAGGCCCCCCTCCCAGTTCCACCATGAGCTGGCCCTGCCCTGGCagctcaacagccacaccatggACCCCTCTGGAGAAAGCATGTATGGGAGGCTGGAGGTGGACTGGGTGAGGGAGCCAATGGAGCCACGGAGAGGGAAGATGCAGAAAGTGAAGCTGCCCCCGATAATGCCTAGGTGTCATCCATCCTAA